ACGCTTATATCAACAAGCTACAACAGaagttttagtttgagtcttaaTAATTCGACACCGCGATTGCGGCTGCCGTATTTTCCATTACTTAAAAAACAATCTCGGTCGTATTTTCTATTCACATTGTCCTCGTATTTCACGTACCTTTGCGCATGCGTGTCTTTTTGTTTATAGTCCTAACAAAGTGATCTATACAGTCACACGTGTTACTTATCTGTGATACAGTGTGCACAGAAAGAGCCTGCAGCTATTACCAGATAACAAAGGGTTTGCCTCATAACTCTCGTACCCCATCTCAAACACTCTTTCTCTGGACAACCGAAGTTATAACAAGACTAAAGCTACCATACCATAGGAAAGAAACTTAAAACATTAAACTGTAACATTACTAACAAACTAGATAGAGTTAGTCTCGattacccagcctcttgccgttgagggcttCATCCCCAGGGATAAAGTCCCCCCCCCCGGTAAAGCCCTCCCCGGGAGCCCTCCATGGCAAGAGgttgggtaaccgagactacacGAGAGTAACAATAGCGAATGGTATTTGTTTGCATCGTCTACAttatacagtgtacacacatacacgtcaTGGCTGGGTGATATGCATTGTCACAGGTTTTACAGCCAAAGTCGTCAGACCTCACCGAAACAATGGCGTGACAACCATATTTACAACTTTGCATTATGGGTAGATAAGAACAGCACTTCAGACATGCCGAATTATtccaaatgaaaacattatataaatataaatgtaacacATTTTTACCACGTGACCGAAGACATTAAAGTCTGATAACTTGCTTTGAGTTTAAATTCATACCAGACTTCGATGACGTTATTGATAAGAATGCATTAAAGTTACCTGGATTTTGtctacattgtattgtctgaagtaataataatattaatgttagtttttatacagTGCTTTCCCATGGTGTGCTCAAAGGTCCACTTCGAAAacggattaaaatttaggtgtaacAGTTGTCTGTCAAAGCTATAGGAAAAGTTGGTcatgaacaaaagaataatcctatgtaatacttatagctccactgataagataacattaatgtgagaacctgggattgaaaccctggcctttaactttacactgataagataacactaatgtgagaacctgagattgaaaccctggcctttaagtctacactgataagataacactaatgtgagaacctgggattgaaaccctggcctttaagtttACACtcataagataacactaatgtgagaacctgggattgaaaccctggcctttaagtctccactgataagataatactaatgtgagaacctgggattgagaacctgggattgaaaccctggcctttaactttacactgataagataacactaatgtgagaacctgggattgaaaccctggcctttaagtttACACtcataagataacactaatgtgagaacctgggattgaaaccctggcctttaagtctacactgataagataacactaatgtgagaacctgggattgaaaccctggcctttaagtttACACtcataagataacactaatgtgagaacctgggattgaaaccctggcctttaagtctccactgataagataatactaatgtgagaacctgggattgagaacctgggattgaaaccctggcctttaactttacactgataagataacactaatgtgagaacctgggattgaaaccctggcctttaagtttACACtcataagataacactaatgtgagaacctgggattgaaaccctggcctttaagtctccactgataagataacactaatgtgagaacctgggattgaaaccctggcctttaagtttacactgataagataacaccaatgtgagaacctgggactggaaccctggcctttaaaagtttacactgataagataacactaatgtgagaacctgggattgaaaccctggcctttaagtttacactgataagataacactaatgtgagaacctgggattgaaaccttggcctttaagtctccgcTGATATGATAACACAAATGCGAGACTCTGCAATTGACACCCGGGCCTTTAACAATTATTACCCCGGTACAGACCTATATCGACACAACAGCCTTTATTTCCTAAACCACCGAGGAGCATGCAAtacattgcagcctttataagtacatatgattaaatcattcacattgcaagctttatcctatcaggtccctaattatacagctgggtggactgaggctaattgtggttcaaatcttgccaaagggCATTAGCCATTCAGTTAGAAACGGCAGCGGCGAGGCTCGAACCCTGTATGTTTAATTTTATCTCACTATCTACACACTGTTTTAAGTTACCGTTTACTGAttctgtttgatataaccatGCAGAAATCAAAATAAGTAACTCGAAATGGGCTGTATTTGTCGTATAGAAGATAAAAACATTCGCAAGTTAGCTTGCGAAAGTCTCcgatcatttatttcatttttatttgaataaaacattatttttaacaCAACGTGTGCTCTTTTACGTGATATAATGACCCGAGTGAGTGACAGCACAGTTTCGGCGATGTGTGATGAAAGTTATTGTAACGTAAGCTTATCTGTTGCACATActatatatctataaatatacGCTTCCTCGTTCCCAGTAACCAAAATAAACTGATATTCAACGATCGCATGGcacataaatatgtatctgaTTTCATCCGATTTTTTACAATATGCTTACCTGGAAGGATCGTTCGGGAAGGGGCAATGAACACATTGTCGGAACTGAAATAGCAGAGGTGGAACGTGTatgttcttgtacatgtacGCATGTACAGGGCATGGTGGGGATATGATACATGCGACAACAGAGTATTAGGGCAAGAGGTCATCACCTGTCTATGTTGACAGCACTGGTACTTTCAACAGCAAAGCTCAACTCTGTGACGGAAAATGACTTCTTTTGGTACATACAAGGAAGATGGAAGTTTCAACAATGACACGTTCATGTACAAAGGGTCAAAGTTCTCTTGGTTTAGTCCACGGGAAAGTATTGAAGCGATGCAAACGTTTGAAGTAAGGGAAGACGATATATGGTTGATAACCTTCCAGAAATCAGGTTAGTGACAGTCTGAGGCGGCCAGTAGTTAATAATGGAGTTCTTACCTGGTGGCGGTGTTAGGACATCTCTCAGTGGTTGGTTAGGAATTACACCCATTCAGTTGCAGCCAACGAATACATTTCTGAATTCCTGCGAAAGAGTGAAAAATAGACTATGTTGACACATTTATTGATGATTAAGGGGGAAAGTGAAAACTGTTCATATGTGTCCTTCCGCCGCCATATTTCACGACAATCCCTCCCACTGAACCCACGTGACATGTGCCCACTGCCCAGAAATATATCACGTGTCTCTCTTTTCCCCTCTACCTATATCGGAATATTCCCCACTGCCATCCCCTCATCGTTCAGCTTCATCTCCCAATCTAAACTAAGGTATAAAAATACCAACGAGTGCCACTGGCACACTCGGAGAACATCCATCCATTGCATTTATCTGTTACTTTTGTTAAAGGGGCACGGTCGACTAGTCTTTGTTGGTTTCTTACGAGGGTGGCAGTCTGTCATTTTACGGTCTTTGATGTTCCCTTTGTTGGCATGGAAATACAATTTTCTTTACGTTATGGCAATTACTACAATATGTCGAATAATTTCAATAACTGATACAGATATAGTAAGAAATTCCTAAATGAAACGGAAGTTATAGACGagcaattgttttttttaccaacaAATGTGTCAGACACGTTTGAAGAATTGACATCTGAGTCATGTCACGTAGACGGGTCACTTGGTCACAGACTGACCGTATGACCTTTGGTAGTCACTTTGTTTAAAGGTGCACGGTCGACGAGTCTTTGTTAGTTTCTCACAGTCCACAACTATAAGGGTCTTTGTTTGTTACttgttttatcagtttgttttcataaagtAAACTTAGACTAACACAGAGTAAACaacgtcatattttttttacatataaaacTAGGAACAACTTGGGCTACTGAGATTCTTGTCAAGATTCTATTGGCAGCTGGAAAGGATTATGGACTAAAAGATGACCCAAACGCTGAAAATGCACCCTACCCCGAATTCCACCATCCCCCAAAGGAAGCCAACTATAAGACCCTGGCTGAAAAGAAAACACCCAGACTGATCGGAACCCATCTCCTACCAAGTCTTCTACCACCTCAGTTATTTAAGGTCAAACCTAAGGTGAGCAATCTGATTGGCTATCAATGCATCACGTGGGATGGGGTTAGGTGACGTTGGAGTGAGGAGTGTTGGAAAGATATTCTATAAATTGGTTTTACTACATTTATTAGTCAAATGTGGtaaatttgtttaatttatcTACAAAATGCATCAATGCAATACATCACGTGGGATGAGATTAGGTGACTTTGGAGTGTGGGGTGTTGGAATGTTATTCTATACATCAGATTTAGTACCTTATTGTTGTAtagtattttatcgtattgtattattgtattgtaagtactgtatgtatgtgtatcatgCTGTATCTGTCGTGCTGTTGATCATTTTGAGCAACACAAAGACTTATTCCTTTTCGATTTTATAGTCGTATCGGTCAATAATGTAATCAAATCTAATTTGTAAACAGTCAAATGTGGAGAGTTTGTTTAATTTATCTGCAAAATTGAGATGCTGATTTTTGAGTTATTGAAATGGGGACAAAGAAgtgtatgttttgttatgttgtTAGTTGATGTCCAGTTAGTCATGAAAAGACACTTTAACCACTCTGCATCGCGTGACTTATCTATTAGAAatttaaattataaaaattagCTATGAACAGCCCTCGGTACATTGGGGTACGGAATTCTGGGATTGGAGCCCAATATGATATGCTTTTTATTCGTATTATATTAGGCCATCGGCCTTTATATACAAAGATTATAAACCAACATTTATTCGGTAGTTTACAAACATATTTAATTATCAATCAATGATGCtcttttttgaaaaacaaagtaaaacataTCGTGAAAGTTGTCTAATTAAATGGTCATGTTTTGTTGTTACTAATATATAAAACTTTTAAAGAACAGGTGGGTCGAAAAAATATTCTGGAATATATTTCCTACTTTTGTCATCATAAGTAGGACAGACAAGacaaaagtgtgtgtgtgtgtgtgtgtgtgtgtgtctgtctgtctgttcgtttACTTGTCTTTCTCGCTGACTGCCTTTTTAATCTCTACAGGTCATCCATGTGGTTCGAAATCCAAAAGATGTGGTTGTATCATACTATCACCATTTGAAAGCTTTGCCTCTTGTACCAGATCCAACATCGTGGGAGTCACATTTGGAAGAATTCATGACTGGCGAAAGTAATGGAACTATATCACATCCTTATATATCTACTAAGTATTATTCACCGTTAAAATATCATCTTTGCATCTGAAATCGCTGTAATGCTTGGAGATTAGGTGTAATATACAGTACTACTGTCCACATCCCATACACacaaatagcgccaatggtattgcagcacaactgtatagttttaaaattgtttatccaccTGCTGATCCAAttattcatttgctgaataattatccagttgcctatccagccctgttgttaactaaattgcaatatatgtgatgatttggctattgctatgggcgtggtcttgttactaggcacatttgcatacacttttggaatgtttattcagtttattaatccatgttgttatctttgcaatatatgcgatcgcTGGgttgttgctataggcatggtcttgttgctaggcacatttgcatagacttcattgaatgtttgttcacttgtctaaaattgctgttgttatctttgtgaaacacACAATTGATTGGCTATTGCTACgagcgtggtcatggttgcaaggtatatttgcatacatttttgcacATCCATCGTTACTAAGGGCGAGGCCATGGTTGTTTGGGCCAATTGTATCAaactgttttgaacaaaatatgcaGAATgtcacttctagaaacatctcacctaATTTCAATCTCAATGACCaactactttttgagatataagtttttgaccaaaattcacatctttacacctaatttgcatatcacagatgaGATCattatttcttcatctatacacctccagatgcatccccaATAAATCTCAGcacaatctgctcagtagttttggaattaaagatttttgaccaaaaagacacatttttggcattaatttgcatattactcaaGGAATCATGATGTCATTAACAAATCTTAATtaacacacccctaagaacattcccaccaaaattaAGACTAATCTGCCCAGTTGCTTTTGAGTTGAagttttttgactaaaaatgacattttttgactcaaatcacatacctgagatgcgatcattttgctttgaacaattttcaaactagacaccaaaagtaatgtccacTGTATGAGAAATGGCGCCGTTTATTTTGAGCAAGTCACAAagtatatttcatgtacatttttacaGACATCTTTGGAGATTGGGCCACTGAAAATTTGTATTGTGGGAACATCGTAATGAtccaaatgttttgtttttgaaatatgagGACATGAAGGCAGTAAGTATACATGTGGAGCACATTGAAATATAATCAGTCTTGGcagtacatatttgtatgcaGTGAAATCACTTGCCAATAACCCTGCAGAGTTTATGGCAAAATAGTGTTCTAATATTATATACTGTCGAATCATTATCCCAATCAATATTTGACAAGTGTCACTACAGAAAATAgattataatacatgatgtgtaCCCAAATGTGTCATATGATGTTTTCTGTAATACATTTTAACGGCTAGTATATAcaaagttatacatgtatggacaGCATGCGTCATAAGCTAGGTTACACAAAGTTATCAAACTGACTCTAAGAATGGAATGTTTATCTGTAGGATTTGGACAGCAATGTGCGGGCAATAGCTGACCATCTGGAGTGTAAGCTCtcagatgacgtcatcaaacgAATCAGTGAAGAGTGCACCTTTAAATCGATGAAAGAAAGGAAAGTAAGGGAAGGAATCAGCCAAACTCTTCACGTAGAGAAAGGAAAGTCGCTCTTCTTCAGAAAAGGTATGACACTAGTATGTAACACATTTGACTTGCACCTTGGTAACTTATTTAATTTTGGAATCTTGAAAAGAAGCTCTACTGCAATTGACAGGATTGTCTTCAGGCATTTTGGGATTTCCTGCAAAGTTTTATGGGAAcacctctggtgatgacatcatgaataCCTCAATCTCTTTGTCCTGATGAATGCAGAGAGTGTTAAGACAATGAGATTACTTTGTAAAGCAAACCATTTTACAcacctttatttttttttagaaattttaTTTCTCTTCACAACATTCTCATGCTTGCCCCTTTATTTTTAGTTACATCTGTAGCCTGTTATATTTCCTCTCCCAATTCTACCTTGTTATTTCCACCTTTCAATGCAAATGGCACAAAAGTTCCAACATTCAAGCTCTTAATACAGAGTGGTAAACACGTCAATTTCTTCATTACCTACTATGTATAACTTTGTATTTACACAGGAGAGATTGGCAATTGGAAACAACACTTTACGGTTGCTCAGAGTGAGGCATTTGATAAGTGGTTGGAAACCGTGATTGGAGAATCTGGTTTAACATTTCGTTATGAGTAGTGTTACAATGTCAATGTTAAACGTTCTACGCTCAGCGTAATTTCTAGTTCGTAATTTCATATTAGTAGCACTTCTGTTTTTACTATGTCCAAGTTTTAAATGTTCAATATACATTACCATTTCCAGTTGTAACATTCGTCACTACTGATTTGTAATGGTATAGTGCTGTCTGGTtgtctggttgtctgtctgtctgtctgtctgtctgtctgtctgtctgtctgtctgtctgtctaccagtcagtcagtcagtcagtccgtccgtcagcctgcctgcctgcctgtctgtctgtctgtctgtctgtctgtctgtctgtctgtctgtctgtctgtctgtctgtctgtctgtctgttaaaaTTTCATGTACAGAACATGCTTACAGAAATAACAATCAAAAGGCTACCGTTCTGTCCTTACAGAAGGCACTCAGTTTATTAGTATCATTAACCAGGACATTACATATTTTTGGTTTGGGAAAAACGAATTGTATCGTCAGAATGTTTGATGGACATTTTCCACTTGAACTTTAAGAAATCAATAAACTAATCTTTATTTAAAACTgttgtactttttattttgatatttatagcCCCTTTATTCTTAATGCACTGTTGACAATGATGTACAATTAGATGCTtttccccaacatttttcttcattcagcgaAGGAATAtttgagtgacctaaggggcctttttCACTGGAGTCGCTAGAGtcgtattttccggctgaatgaagactctgaataacataattatagcACTGCCAGTATTAGCAAAGAGAAATCGGGGAAAGAAATGGcagttttgaacgttttgactcatatttcgaacacagcagaaccagtgacgtagataTGCGTTGTCGAGACATAGAGGGGACACGTCGCCCTTTGTCGTAACTTAGAACTCAGACAACTATCTATAGTTGTGGTCTGAGCTCCTACGCAGCGATATCCCATAATCTAGTCAGGACGAATTTGTACATCACTGTTAATGTTTGTTATACTTGATGTTCTGTGTTTGGTATTGTGTATAATGCTATAATATTGTATTATGGGTGCAAGGTATTAGGGCGCCCATACTTAATTCTATATTCTAATGCtatgtttctcatcataacGCATTCAAATGATGGGTTGTTCGGTCTTAGTCCAGCTTGCAGACGGagcacgggtctagattacttACTTGACCCTCAACACCGCCCTGCAAAGAGGAATGTACAATCCTATCTCGAGTGCTGGAGCAAAATGCACCCGAACCAATTACAGAATGATTATGTACCCAACGATCAAATTTTAGCAATCGATCGAATATGTACGTTTTACATCTCTTTGACAATAACAATACCTGGTAAGTGCCAAAAAAGTGGGGAACTTTCCGGCTGTAATTTCAAACGTTCCACCTTACAAACGCCGCCATATTTGATCGTAGGTCATTGTACGTAATAAGGCGAAACCCTGAAATTATGCTACCAGCATTTATGGAAAGCCCAGGTTTCGCGGCTTTAAAGTCAAAAGTCAACTTAGAACCATTTACCTTTTCAAAGTTCCCAAATGTCCGCAGTAAACGATAATTTTCGTTCTCATGGGGTCACCATCTTAAAATCTAATTATGTCGTAGAGGGCGTCATTTATCATTTCGTGAGATTGCAAAAAGTTTGGGGTCATGAGAATTATGGAATTAAGTACGGTTGCTCTATAGACAGATAACAATTCACAGTCATGTCAACATTTTGATGCAAAAAAAGTTTATTAAAGAGGTGATAAAATCAACAATATACAGAATTGAATGTAATCGATTTTAGTATGCCGAATTATGCTTAATACCTGGGAGGTTCGTTCGGGAAGGGGCATGCGCAATGACCGGTCGACCATATTGTCAGGATTGAAATAGCGTAGGTGGAACGTGTATGTTCTTGAACGTGTGCGTGTACAGGGCATAGGCCGGGGTATTATATATGTGACAACGGAGTGTTAGTATTAGTATTTGGAAGATAAAAACATTGGCAAGTCGGCTTGCGAAAGTCTCCgatctctttttttttatttgaataaaatattatttttaacacAACGTGGGCTCTTTTACGTGATATAATGACCTGAGTGGGTGATTGCGAAACTGTACAGTGGAATGAAGGCGTATAGCCCTTacgagactactagtaactagGATTTTCTTTTgcaaaactaaaaatgaataattgaaGAATATGAGACTATTGACAAACACAGTTTCGGGGATGTGTGATGACAGTTATTGTAACGTATCtgttacacatacacatattatattatatatatatgtatacgcTTCCTCGTTCCCAGTAATCCAAATAAACTGACATTCAACGATCGCACGGcacataaatatgtatctgaCTTTATCCGATTTTGGACCATATGCTCACCTGGGAGGTTCGTTCTGGAAGGGGCAATGACCATATTGTAAGGACTGAAATAGCAGAGGTGGAACGTGTATGTTCTTATACGTGTACGTGTACAGGGCATACGTCGGggatatcatatatatatgtaacaatgGAGTGTTAGGTCAAGAGGTCATCACTTGCCTACGTTGACAGCACCGGTACTT
The Glandiceps talaboti chromosome 23, keGlaTala1.1, whole genome shotgun sequence genome window above contains:
- the LOC144453092 gene encoding sulfotransferase 1B1-like, whose translation is MKADLDSNVRAIADHLECKLSDDVIKRISEECTFKSMKERKVREGISQTLHVEKGKSLFFRKGEIGNWKQHFTVAQSEAFDKWLETVIGESGLTFRYE